From Novipirellula artificiosorum, the proteins below share one genomic window:
- the scpA gene encoding methylmalonyl-CoA mutase, translating to MNAIPNFTEVPLQSPAASDASLDAWKQAVSDNQDRLSWKTPEQIPINALYSADDLADCDHLDTMPGFAPFIRGPYATMYVMRPWTVRQYAGFSTAKESNAFYRRNLAAGQKGLSIAFDLATHRGYDSDHPRVAGDVGMAGVAIDSIYDMRMLFDGIPLDKMSVSMTMNGAVLPVMALYIVAAEEQGVEPEKLSGTIQNDILKEFMVRNTYIYPPEPSVRIIADIFDYTSRAMPKFNSISISGYHMQEAGATADLELAYTLADGLEYVRTGIKANLDVDAFCPRLSFFWGIGMNYFMEVAKMRAARLIWAKLIKQFDPKNPKSLSLRTHSQTSGWSLVAQDVYNNVIRTCVEAMAATHGHTQSLHTNALDEAIALPTDFSARIARNTQLFLQQETDTCSVVDAWGGSYFLEKLTHDLAQRAWGHILEVEEVGGMTKAIQAGIPKMRIEEAAARTQAHIDSGKQPVIGMNKYRLAVEDELKVLQVDNTAVRTAQIESLKKLRAERDQIEVDAKLAALTAAARDKNGNLLELAVDAARAKATVGEMSAALEEVYGRYEAPVQAVRGVYAGEIKGHDSMKKVLDLVDRFEKAEGRRPRIMVAKMGQDGHDRGQKVIASAFADLGFDVDIGPLFRTPGETAKQAVENDVHIVGVSSLAAGHLTLVPELKQELTKLGREDIMIVAGGVIPPQDYQALYDAGAAAVFGPGTVISDAAVMLLQKLADQLEISLVS from the coding sequence GATTCCGATCAATGCACTTTACAGTGCCGATGATTTGGCGGATTGTGATCACCTCGACACGATGCCCGGCTTTGCGCCGTTCATTCGCGGGCCGTACGCGACGATGTACGTCATGCGTCCATGGACCGTGCGTCAATACGCAGGTTTTTCCACTGCCAAGGAATCCAACGCGTTCTACCGCCGCAACTTAGCCGCGGGTCAAAAGGGGCTTAGTATCGCGTTCGACTTGGCGACCCACCGTGGCTACGATTCCGATCACCCTCGCGTTGCGGGCGATGTCGGCATGGCGGGTGTGGCGATCGACAGTATCTACGACATGCGAATGCTGTTCGATGGGATCCCGCTCGATAAGATGAGCGTGTCGATGACGATGAACGGTGCGGTCCTGCCCGTCATGGCGCTCTATATCGTTGCGGCAGAAGAACAAGGCGTAGAGCCCGAAAAGCTTTCGGGAACGATCCAGAACGACATCTTGAAGGAGTTCATGGTTCGCAATACCTACATCTATCCGCCCGAACCGAGTGTTCGCATCATCGCCGACATTTTCGATTACACCTCGCGTGCGATGCCAAAGTTCAACAGCATTTCGATCAGCGGGTACCACATGCAAGAAGCGGGTGCGACCGCCGACCTCGAGTTGGCTTACACGCTCGCCGACGGACTCGAATATGTTCGAACCGGCATCAAAGCGAACTTGGATGTCGACGCATTTTGCCCTCGATTGTCGTTCTTCTGGGGCATCGGGATGAACTACTTCATGGAAGTGGCGAAGATGCGAGCGGCGCGGCTGATTTGGGCCAAATTGATCAAGCAGTTTGATCCCAAGAACCCAAAAAGCTTGTCGCTAAGGACGCACAGCCAAACCAGTGGTTGGAGCCTGGTGGCACAGGACGTTTACAACAACGTGATCCGCACCTGCGTCGAAGCGATGGCAGCAACGCATGGCCATACGCAATCGTTGCACACCAATGCACTTGATGAAGCGATCGCGCTGCCGACGGACTTTTCGGCCCGAATTGCTCGCAACACGCAGTTGTTCTTGCAGCAGGAAACCGATACCTGCAGCGTGGTTGACGCCTGGGGCGGTAGCTACTTCTTGGAAAAACTGACCCACGATTTGGCACAGCGGGCCTGGGGGCATATCCTGGAGGTCGAAGAAGTCGGTGGGATGACCAAGGCAATTCAGGCGGGCATTCCAAAAATGCGAATCGAAGAAGCGGCCGCGCGAACCCAGGCCCATATCGATTCGGGGAAGCAACCCGTGATCGGGATGAACAAGTATCGCTTGGCGGTGGAAGATGAACTGAAAGTGTTGCAAGTCGACAACACCGCAGTCCGCACCGCACAAATCGAGAGTTTGAAAAAACTGCGAGCCGAACGTGACCAAATTGAAGTCGATGCGAAGTTGGCGGCGCTGACCGCTGCGGCGCGAGACAAGAACGGTAACCTGCTTGAATTGGCGGTCGATGCGGCTCGAGCGAAGGCGACCGTTGGGGAAATGAGTGCGGCGCTCGAAGAAGTTTACGGTCGCTACGAAGCGCCGGTGCAAGCCGTACGTGGTGTGTACGCCGGTGAAATCAAGGGACACGATTCGATGAAGAAAGTACTCGACTTGGTCGATCGGTTTGAAAAGGCCGAGGGTCGTCGGCCTCGTATCATGGTTGCCAAGATGGGACAAGATGGGCACGACCGCGGTCAGAAGGTCATCGCCTCGGCGTTTGCCGACCTCGGCTTCGACGTGGACATCGGTCCGCTCTTCCGGACTCCCGGTGAAACGGCAAAGCAAGCGGTCGAAAACGACGTTCATATCGTCGGTGTCAGCTCGCTTGCCGCAGGCCATTTGACGCTGGTGCCTGAGCTCAAGCAAGAACTGACCAAGCTCGGTCGTGAAGACATCATGATTGTTGCCGGTGGCGTGATTCCACCTCAAGATTACCAGGCGTTGTACGACGCGGGAGCCGCGGCCGTGTTCGGTCCCGGTACGGTGATCAGCGATGCCGCAGTGATGTTGCTTCAGAAGCTTGCGGATCAGCTTGAGATTTCGCTGGTCTCCTAG
- the meaB gene encoding methylmalonyl Co-A mutase-associated GTPase MeaB: MSPAPRRRQLTADDYFAGVRDRNLSVFAQALTVIESSSPRHRPIAEELLTRLLPFTGDALRIGITGVPGVGKSTFIEALGMHLVRRGLQVAVLAVDPSSGVSGGSILGDKTRMNELASEVNAFIRPSPAAGTLGGVANKTRETMFVAEAAGYDVVLVETVGVGQSETMVCDMTDCFLALMLPGAGDELQGIKRGLLELADVIAVNKADGDNRKAAELAARQYHTALESLTGHDREKAPTILTCSARDDAGIEAVWEAIETKCQMRRDRGEFIDRRQRQNLRWLWALVDEHLRRAIHTHSAVKQIYADIEQQVLLGQMPAAAGARQIFAALGLE; this comes from the coding sequence ATGTCCCCCGCACCACGCCGTCGCCAACTGACCGCAGACGATTACTTCGCAGGCGTTCGCGACCGCAACCTGTCGGTCTTTGCTCAAGCGCTGACCGTGATCGAGTCGAGTAGTCCCCGGCATCGCCCGATTGCCGAAGAATTGCTCACACGGCTACTTCCGTTCACGGGTGATGCGTTGCGGATTGGAATTACGGGGGTTCCCGGCGTGGGCAAGAGTACGTTCATCGAAGCCCTGGGGATGCACTTGGTTCGGCGTGGATTGCAGGTCGCTGTTTTGGCGGTCGATCCCTCAAGCGGCGTCAGCGGGGGCAGCATTCTCGGCGACAAAACTCGTATGAATGAACTGGCGTCCGAGGTCAACGCGTTCATTCGTCCGTCGCCTGCGGCGGGGACGCTCGGCGGCGTGGCGAACAAGACACGCGAAACCATGTTTGTCGCCGAAGCGGCCGGTTACGATGTGGTTCTGGTCGAAACCGTGGGGGTCGGTCAATCGGAAACGATGGTGTGTGACATGACCGATTGTTTTTTGGCGCTGATGTTGCCAGGGGCCGGCGATGAGCTTCAAGGAATCAAAAGGGGGCTGTTGGAACTTGCGGATGTGATTGCGGTGAACAAAGCCGATGGCGACAACCGCAAAGCTGCGGAGCTCGCGGCACGGCAATACCACACCGCCTTGGAGTCGTTGACCGGACATGACCGTGAAAAAGCACCCACCATCTTGACCTGCAGTGCTCGTGACGATGCCGGCATCGAAGCGGTTTGGGAAGCGATCGAAACGAAGTGCCAAATGCGGCGAGACCGCGGTGAGTTTATCGATCGTCGCCAACGCCAAAATCTGCGATGGTTATGGGCACTGGTCGATGAGCATCTGCGGCGAGCGATCCACACGCACTCGGCCGTGAAGCAGATCTACGCCGACATTGAGCAACAGGTCCTGCTTGGTCAAATGCCGGCCGCAGCCGGCGCCAGGCAGATCTTTGCCGCGTTGGGGCTAGAGTAG
- a CDS encoding phosphoribosylaminoimidazolesuccinocarboxamide synthase → MNPTANEPTDDLYEFDASGALLKTHLPLPRRSGKVRDVYDLGDALMIVSSDRISAFDFILPSGIPGKGRLLTQMSRFWFSRLDVRHHLRSSDVPVRVSNQFDTAPLEGRIMIVEKAKVVPFECVVRGYLEGSGLREYEASGEVCGNKLPPGLRQCDRLPEAIFTPATKAEEGHDENVSIGRMIADVGSDLALELRRKSLEIYEQASQYAATRGLLIADTKFEFGIVNDELVLVDEVLTPDSSRFWDAASYSPGAAQPSFDKQFVREYLSTCGWDKQSNPPPLPPEVIEQTAAKYHEAFQRITGESLL, encoded by the coding sequence ATGAACCCCACCGCGAACGAACCGACCGACGACCTTTACGAATTCGACGCCTCCGGCGCCCTGCTCAAGACCCACTTGCCGCTCCCACGACGTAGCGGCAAGGTACGCGATGTCTACGATCTGGGCGACGCATTGATGATCGTCAGCAGCGACCGGATCAGTGCCTTTGACTTCATCCTGCCGAGCGGGATCCCTGGCAAGGGCCGTTTGCTGACGCAAATGAGCCGGTTTTGGTTCTCTCGCCTCGACGTTCGCCATCACTTGCGCAGCAGCGACGTCCCGGTCCGCGTGTCGAATCAATTTGATACCGCGCCGCTCGAGGGACGCATCATGATTGTCGAAAAAGCGAAGGTGGTCCCATTCGAATGCGTGGTCCGCGGCTATTTGGAAGGGAGCGGGTTGCGAGAGTACGAGGCAAGCGGGGAGGTCTGCGGCAACAAGCTTCCCCCAGGGCTTCGTCAATGTGATCGCTTACCCGAAGCCATCTTCACGCCCGCAACGAAGGCGGAAGAAGGGCACGACGAGAACGTATCGATTGGCCGAATGATCGCCGATGTGGGCAGCGACTTGGCGCTAGAACTTCGCCGCAAGAGCCTCGAGATCTACGAACAGGCCTCCCAATACGCAGCCACCCGAGGCTTGCTGATCGCCGACACGAAATTCGAATTTGGCATCGTGAATGACGAATTGGTCTTGGTGGATGAAGTCTTGACACCCGACAGCTCTCGGTTCTGGGACGCAGCGAGCTATTCGCCAGGTGCAGCTCAACCGTCGTTCGACAAACAATTTGTCCGCGAATACTTGTCGACATGCGGATGGGACAAACAAAGCAATCCGCCTCCGCTACCACCCGAGGTGATCGAGCAGACGGCAGCGAAATACCACGAAGCCTTTCAACGCATCACGGGCGAGTCGCTACTCTAG
- a CDS encoding glycoside hydrolase family 10 — MGQFHFDVPDTVQDLVKESLWKNAYICGIEGVPWQSRSEFDGSQLTITRGIDSSGKLFLACPVEGVGYTTLSTCSLRPLDEPHLLMLELARGSCSRARVQSDAWERAGLVLSAKFNDLLQRGTDRFLDAAQRRGDPGTASEIAVEAIAFLTQALADLGDSYAMQSIAFRKQRETQIGTLLGASVVPPSPKESPHAEDYCSAFNTAAVRVSWAEIETDSGRFDYDAAEASIQWCAAQGLRVIGGPLLDFRERMLPHWLYLLEDNFESLLASVCQFVERTVVQLRGTVQLWNCASGLNTPGPLQLDDEQVMRLAVGILQTVRRNDPNTPAIMSFDQPFGEYLANHRDGISPLHFADALARSGLGMAGLGLDIRLNYSSGATLPRSAVDFGQMIDRWATLGMPLMVQLAVPGDRGVDQHATLPIETLPATPWDLDARSEQLRVAGPLIRTLLAKHCVHAVVWDGWSDAESHLLSHSGMIDENNQVRPLLEYFTRVRREFLV, encoded by the coding sequence ATGGGACAGTTTCACTTTGACGTCCCCGACACGGTGCAGGATCTGGTCAAGGAATCGCTGTGGAAAAATGCCTATATCTGTGGCATCGAAGGAGTTCCCTGGCAATCTCGCAGCGAATTTGATGGCTCGCAACTCACAATCACTCGCGGGATCGATTCGTCTGGGAAACTCTTTTTGGCCTGCCCGGTCGAAGGCGTCGGCTATACGACACTCAGCACGTGCAGTCTTCGTCCGCTCGACGAGCCCCATTTGTTGATGCTCGAATTGGCCCGCGGCAGTTGCTCGCGGGCTCGAGTTCAATCCGATGCTTGGGAACGTGCCGGGTTGGTGTTGAGCGCCAAGTTCAACGATCTTCTGCAACGGGGTACGGATCGATTTCTTGACGCCGCACAGCGGCGAGGTGACCCAGGCACGGCATCCGAAATCGCCGTCGAAGCGATCGCGTTCTTGACTCAGGCGCTGGCTGACCTCGGTGACAGCTATGCGATGCAGTCGATTGCATTCCGCAAGCAACGCGAGACACAGATTGGAACGTTGCTGGGTGCGTCGGTCGTTCCGCCTAGCCCCAAGGAAAGCCCGCATGCCGAGGACTATTGCAGCGCATTCAATACCGCAGCGGTGCGTGTCAGCTGGGCGGAAATCGAAACGGATTCAGGTCGGTTTGATTACGACGCGGCCGAAGCATCGATCCAATGGTGTGCCGCGCAGGGATTACGAGTCATTGGTGGACCGCTGTTGGATTTTCGTGAACGCATGCTGCCGCATTGGCTCTACCTGCTTGAAGACAACTTTGAATCACTGCTCGCGTCGGTTTGTCAGTTTGTTGAGCGAACGGTGGTTCAATTGCGTGGGACGGTCCAGCTTTGGAATTGTGCATCGGGACTCAATACGCCCGGTCCGCTGCAGCTTGATGACGAACAAGTCATGCGGTTGGCCGTAGGGATTTTGCAAACGGTTCGTCGCAACGACCCGAACACGCCAGCAATCATGAGTTTCGACCAGCCATTTGGCGAGTACTTGGCGAATCATCGTGATGGAATTTCGCCGCTGCACTTTGCCGATGCACTGGCACGTAGCGGACTCGGTATGGCAGGCTTGGGACTCGACATTCGCCTGAACTACTCCAGCGGCGCGACGCTGCCCCGATCGGCAGTCGACTTTGGTCAAATGATCGACCGCTGGGCGACGTTGGGAATGCCGTTGATGGTGCAGTTGGCAGTCCCTGGGGATCGTGGTGTTGACCAACACGCAACGTTACCGATCGAAACCTTACCGGCCACGCCGTGGGATTTGGATGCTCGCAGTGAGCAGCTTCGAGTCGCGGGACCGCTGATTCGAACGTTGTTAGCAAAACACTGCGTTCATGCTGTCGTCTGGGACGGTTGGTCGGACGCCGAGTCACACCTTTTGAGCCACTCAGGCATGATCGACGAGAACAACCAAGTCCGGCCCCTGCTGGAGTATTTTACTCGGGTCCGTCGGGAGTTCCTGGTTTAA
- a CDS encoding DUF6807 domain-containing protein, whose product MTPFLRRLNSFLSATVLLIGFQMPIPAFAEAPAKQKTLSVVPTTNPDGWRILQGEDLFAAYLANSGGKPIVYPIEGPGGQRMTRDFPMLDSTPGEKHDHDHHRSLWFTHGDVNGVDFWADDEGSGKIVQIAGEAVVDPKTGNVVVTTKNEWRDATGKRLLSDTRTFTFGAQQDQRVIDCELRLDATDGDVNFGDTKEGSFGIRVAGTMKVDAKLGGKITNAEGLQDGEAWGKQSNWVDYSGPVDGKTVGITLFYHPSSFAAPCFWHVRTYGLFAANPFGVHHFTGGKPTAGVTLRAGTSLDIRCRVLLHQGKFDPEKAALEFAAYAEQAMP is encoded by the coding sequence ATGACTCCTTTCCTTCGTCGATTGAATTCCTTTCTGAGCGCAACCGTTTTGCTGATCGGTTTCCAGATGCCGATTCCTGCATTTGCCGAAGCACCTGCAAAACAAAAAACACTCTCGGTCGTTCCGACCACCAACCCCGATGGCTGGCGGATCCTCCAAGGCGAGGATTTGTTTGCTGCCTATTTGGCCAACAGCGGCGGAAAGCCGATCGTCTATCCGATAGAGGGTCCGGGTGGGCAACGGATGACCCGTGATTTCCCAATGCTTGACAGCACGCCGGGTGAAAAACACGACCATGACCACCATCGCTCGTTGTGGTTCACGCACGGAGACGTCAATGGCGTTGACTTTTGGGCCGACGATGAGGGATCAGGCAAGATCGTCCAAATCGCCGGGGAGGCCGTGGTTGATCCGAAAACCGGCAACGTGGTGGTCACCACAAAGAACGAATGGCGAGATGCGACAGGCAAACGATTGTTGAGCGACACACGCACCTTTACGTTTGGCGCACAGCAGGATCAACGAGTCATCGATTGCGAATTGCGACTCGATGCGACCGATGGCGATGTGAACTTTGGCGACACCAAAGAGGGGAGCTTTGGCATTCGCGTGGCCGGAACGATGAAGGTCGATGCGAAATTAGGGGGAAAGATCACCAATGCCGAAGGGCTTCAAGACGGCGAAGCCTGGGGCAAGCAATCGAATTGGGTCGATTACAGTGGCCCGGTCGATGGCAAAACGGTTGGGATCACCCTGTTCTATCATCCGTCCAGTTTCGCGGCACCCTGCTTTTGGCACGTACGGACTTACGGATTGTTTGCGGCCAATCCCTTCGGCGTGCATCACTTCACGGGTGGAAAACCAACCGCCGGGGTCACGCTTCGCGCGGGAACCTCGTTGGACATCCGTTGTCGAGTCCTTTTGCATCAAGGCAAATTCGATCCCGAGAAGGCCGCTTTGGAGTTCGCCGCCTACGCCGAACAAGCGATGCCTTAA